The following coding sequences are from one Betaproteobacteria bacterium window:
- a CDS encoding leucyl/phenylalanyl-tRNA--protein transferase: MIPYLGPLDPFPPVEAAPPDLGGLLALGGDLSPARLLDAYCRGIFPWGTLEGHPLWYSPDPRMVLFPEELRVSRSLLKTLRSGRYALRFDTDFAAVITACAQTARPGQAGTWIGPEMIDAYSRLHELGWAHSVEAYCEGGLMGGLYGLAIGGMFYGESMFSRRSDASKAAFAFLVHALKDRGIALIDCQMHTDHLASLGARLIPRREFLRRLGVLIAAPGHRGPWETPADPWVRSSSPPGGR; encoded by the coding sequence GGTCGAGGCGGCCCCGCCGGACCTAGGAGGGCTGCTCGCCCTGGGAGGCGATCTCTCCCCTGCCCGTCTGCTCGATGCCTACTGCCGCGGCATCTTTCCCTGGGGCACCCTGGAGGGCCATCCCCTGTGGTACAGCCCCGATCCGCGCATGGTGCTGTTCCCCGAAGAGCTGCGCGTCAGCCGCTCCCTCCTGAAGACCCTGCGCAGCGGGCGCTACGCCCTCCGCTTCGATACGGATTTCGCCGCCGTCATCACAGCCTGCGCCCAGACCGCCCGCCCAGGCCAGGCCGGAACGTGGATCGGTCCCGAGATGATCGATGCCTATTCAAGATTGCATGAACTCGGCTGGGCCCATTCGGTCGAAGCGTACTGCGAAGGCGGTCTGATGGGTGGCTTGTACGGCCTGGCGATCGGGGGAATGTTCTACGGCGAATCAATGTTCTCCAGGCGTAGCGATGCTTCCAAGGCCGCTTTCGCATTTCTTGTCCATGCCCTGAAGGACCGCGGCATCGCCCTCATCGACTGCCAGATGCACACCGACCACCTCGCTTCCCTCGGTGCCCGACTTATTCCCCGCCGCGAATTCCTGCGCCGCCTCGGCGTCCTGATCGCCGCCCCAGGCCACCGTGGTCCCTGGGAAACCCCGGCCGATCCCTGGGTCCGCAGTTCCTCACCACCCGGCGGGCGATGA